A genomic segment from Deinococcus detaillensis encodes:
- a CDS encoding multicopper oxidase family protein, with protein sequence MPGMNMGLPTRIPLSKLSSTPVQTPTRMGGLVMPPGMIMTSGTSLEAMQDMAAVDLSKVTYTAPATARGDQPLTPHLLNGVKVFTLETSLINWNILPGVQVAAYAVNHQVPGPRIHLTEGDRVRFVVKNVLPEATTIHWHGLAVPNSMDGAGSVTQKPIPSGGSFPPGGSFTYEFTVRQAGTFFYHSHTSVDRQQGLGLYGALIVDPRSSSGMPRTDLDYTLQLQEWTFKSGYTFPSMIMEGLLPNYFTINGKAYLSTDVVQMKVGQTIQLRFIGSNNNFIHPMHIHGGPFTVVARDGVTLPAGARFQADTLNIGPGQRYDVIWTARAKGVWLIHCHIPHHITNDNVEVKGGGGLTMAINVKS encoded by the coding sequence ATGCCCGGCATGAACATGGGCCTCCCCACCCGTATCCCCCTCTCGAAACTCTCCAGTACCCCGGTGCAGACGCCTACCAGGATGGGCGGCCTGGTGATGCCTCCGGGCATGATCATGACCAGCGGCACCTCTCTGGAGGCCATGCAAGACATGGCGGCAGTGGACCTGAGCAAGGTCACCTACACGGCCCCGGCGACGGCCCGCGGAGACCAGCCGCTCACGCCGCACCTCCTGAACGGCGTCAAAGTCTTCACGCTCGAAACCTCGCTGATCAACTGGAACATCTTGCCGGGCGTTCAGGTGGCGGCCTACGCGGTCAACCATCAGGTGCCCGGACCACGAATCCACCTCACCGAAGGCGACCGGGTCCGGTTCGTGGTAAAGAACGTCCTACCTGAAGCCACCACCATCCACTGGCACGGCCTGGCTGTGCCCAACAGCATGGACGGGGCCGGAAGCGTCACCCAGAAGCCCATCCCATCCGGGGGCAGCTTCCCACCCGGGGGCAGCTTCACGTACGAATTCACCGTCCGGCAGGCCGGGACGTTCTTCTACCACTCGCACACCTCCGTCGACCGTCAGCAGGGCCTGGGGCTATATGGTGCCCTGATCGTGGACCCCCGCAGTTCGTCCGGCATGCCGCGCACCGACCTCGACTACACCCTGCAGCTTCAGGAGTGGACTTTCAAATCCGGCTATACCTTCCCGTCAATGATCATGGAGGGGCTGCTGCCGAATTACTTCACCATCAATGGCAAGGCCTATCTATCGACGGACGTCGTCCAGATGAAGGTCGGGCAGACCATCCAACTGCGCTTTATCGGCAGCAACAACAACTTCATTCACCCGATGCACATTCACGGCGGCCCGTTCACGGTGGTGGCTCGTGACGGCGTGACACTGCCGGCGGGTGCCCGCTTCCAGGCCGACACCCTCAACATCGGACCAGGCCAGCGCTACGACGTGATCTGGACGGCGCGTGCCAAAGGAGTGTGGCTAATCCACTGCCACATCCCGCACCACATCACCAACGACAACGTCGAGGTCAAAGGTGGCGGCGGCCTCACCATGGCGATCAACGTCAAGTCTTAA
- a CDS encoding DUF302 domain-containing protein — protein MTDFALKRTVEADVDAVLERLKTALLAEGLGVLYSLEFSDIIAEKTGHQLPNRVVGFGVCSPDLARQALEFDPSIAALLPCGAFVIGTQNGTEVGFLDPALALGLTGNEALGPLGDQAKTMFQRVLAAV, from the coding sequence ATGACCGATTTTGCCCTTAAGCGAACCGTCGAGGCCGATGTGGACGCCGTTCTCGAACGGCTGAAGACAGCGCTGCTGGCAGAGGGCCTAGGCGTGCTGTACAGCCTCGAATTCAGCGACATCATCGCTGAGAAGACCGGCCACCAGCTTCCGAACCGTGTGGTTGGGTTCGGGGTCTGCTCACCCGATCTGGCCCGACAGGCCCTCGAATTCGACCCGAGCATCGCCGCCCTGCTGCCCTGTGGAGCGTTCGTGATCGGCACGCAGAACGGCACCGAGGTGGGCTTTCTCGACCCGGCTCTGGCCCTCGGGCTGACGGGTAACGAGGCGCTCGGTCCACTCGGGGACCAGGCCAAGACGATGTTCCAACGGGTGCTGGCAGCGGTATGA